The proteins below come from a single Microbulbifer sp. Q7 genomic window:
- a CDS encoding tryptophan--tRNA ligase yields MSKQRVLTGITTTGTPHLGNYVGAIRPAIAASQEENNQPFYFLADYHALIKCQDPEQVHQSTQEIAATWLALGLDTDNAVFYRQSDIVEIPELTWLLTCQTAKGLMNRAHAYKAAVDANRDDGQDSDFGINMGLYSYPILMAADILMFNAHKVPVGKDQIQHIEMARDIAARFNHHYGEHFVLPEAVVGEHVAVLQGLDGRKMSKSYGNTIPLFLPEKKLKKHINKIKTNLLEPGEPKDPDTSTVFQIWQAFATPEQTAEMRQAFEDGIAWGEAKKQLFELINGQIGEARERYEALLANPAQIELELEKGAEKARAYAAPFLAKLREAVGIRKIG; encoded by the coding sequence ATGAGCAAGCAGCGCGTACTTACCGGCATCACTACCACCGGTACTCCCCACCTGGGCAATTACGTGGGCGCCATTCGCCCGGCGATTGCCGCCAGTCAGGAAGAAAATAATCAGCCTTTCTATTTTCTTGCGGACTACCACGCGCTGATCAAATGCCAGGATCCGGAACAGGTGCACCAGTCCACCCAGGAAATTGCGGCAACCTGGCTGGCACTGGGCCTGGATACCGACAACGCCGTGTTCTATCGCCAGTCGGATATTGTGGAGATTCCCGAACTGACCTGGCTGCTTACCTGCCAGACGGCGAAGGGGCTGATGAACAGGGCGCACGCCTACAAGGCGGCCGTAGACGCTAACCGCGACGACGGGCAGGACTCGGATTTCGGCATCAACATGGGGCTGTACAGCTACCCGATCCTGATGGCGGCGGATATCCTGATGTTCAATGCCCATAAAGTGCCGGTGGGTAAAGACCAGATACAGCATATTGAAATGGCGCGCGATATCGCTGCGCGCTTCAACCACCACTACGGAGAGCACTTTGTGCTGCCAGAGGCGGTGGTGGGTGAGCACGTTGCTGTATTGCAGGGGCTGGACGGCCGCAAGATGAGCAAGAGCTACGGCAACACCATCCCGCTGTTTTTGCCCGAGAAAAAACTGAAAAAGCACATCAACAAGATCAAGACCAACCTGCTGGAGCCGGGTGAGCCGAAAGACCCCGATACCTCCACCGTATTCCAGATCTGGCAGGCATTCGCTACCCCGGAGCAAACTGCTGAAATGCGCCAGGCGTTCGAGGACGGCATCGCCTGGGGTGAGGCCAAGAAGCAGCTGTTTGAGTTGATCAATGGCCAGATTGGTGAGGCGCGCGAGCGTTATGAAGCACTGCTGGCCAACCCCGCACAGATCGAATTGGAACTGGAAAAAGGCGCGGAAAAAGCACGCGCCTATGCGGCTCCTTTCCTGGCGAAACTGCGCGAGGCGGTAGGTATTCGCAAGATTGGTTGA